A genome region from Pseudomonadota bacterium includes the following:
- a CDS encoding ParB/RepB/Spo0J family partition protein — MATKKAVESPEFLYLPLGSIIVEEQIRSAVDTTSESFKALMSSIKDKGVLEPVLVTQKDDKYLLLCGERRYLAAQKLDMETIPARIVNTVTQKDEILAIQLTENLQREDLNPIDQANGILAYIQAKHPDKGYNLDGVMSELVMYNRRQEDVSKEIAETISAISKIAGKSTRTMLNVISLLKLVPKIQYVIANGKLPVSQGYLFAANLGSPDFFTIFDEIMETPVTNVKLEKMLTAYKRRKPESTDPKPIPMKIKVASIEAAKTYFEEKAGMYTKNDLQTLAEELKTFLASIEKQIKTAPENVPVKQTDKKPVPQV, encoded by the coding sequence ATGGCAACAAAGAAAGCAGTGGAAAGTCCGGAATTTCTGTACCTGCCTCTTGGAAGCATTATAGTGGAAGAACAGATTCGTTCAGCCGTTGACACAACAAGCGAATCATTTAAAGCTCTTATGTCATCAATTAAAGACAAGGGTGTATTAGAGCCTGTACTTGTAACTCAAAAAGACGACAAGTACCTGCTCCTCTGTGGGGAACGCCGTTATTTGGCAGCCCAAAAATTAGATATGGAAACAATCCCGGCAAGGATTGTTAATACAGTCACCCAAAAGGATGAAATACTGGCCATCCAATTAACAGAAAATCTCCAGAGAGAAGACTTGAATCCCATAGATCAGGCTAATGGCATACTTGCATATATTCAGGCAAAACATCCTGACAAGGGGTACAATTTGGATGGGGTCATGAGTGAGTTGGTGATGTACAATCGAAGGCAAGAAGATGTATCCAAAGAAATTGCGGAAACTATTTCCGCAATTTCAAAAATCGCTGGGAAGTCAACAAGGACAATGCTTAACGTAATTTCACTTTTAAAACTGGTTCCTAAAATTCAGTACGTAATTGCCAATGGAAAACTTCCTGTTTCGCAGGGATATCTCTTTGCTGCTAACCTTGGAAGTCCTGACTTTTTTACTATATTTGATGAAATAATGGAGACGCCTGTAACCAATGTTAAATTAGAGAAGATGCTTACTGCTTACAAAAGAAGAAAACCAGAATCAACAGACCCGAAACCAATACCAATGAAAATAAAGGTTGCAAGCATAGAGGCCGCAAAGACATATTTTGAAGAAAAGGCCGGTATGTACACTAAAAATGATCTTCAAACACTTGCTGAAGAACTTAAGACTTTCCTTGCTTCGATAGAAAAGCAGATTAAGACTGCCCCGGAAAATGTACCGGTGAAACAAACAGATAAAAAGCCAGTTCCGCAGGTGTGA